Part of the Woronichinia naegeliana WA131 genome, TCATATTGTTATCGAGGGTATTAAACAAGGACTCAAAGAGGCGATTAGTGGTCAAACTATTCCTCTATCTCAGATGTGGGAGGGGATTGATGTCGAGTAATTCTATCGAAATTTTTCTGACTTCCCGTTTTAAAAAAATCTTAGTCAATTAGCTAAACGTTATAGTTCAATTTGTAAGGATTTAGAATCTCTAGTTGAGCAGCTAAAATCAGGAGAAGTTTTAGTCGATCAAATTTCTGATTTGAATAATCAAGTATTTAAGGTTCATCTCAAAAATAGCAATATTCAAAAGGGAAAAAAGCGCAGGTTATCGGGTTATTTATTATGTGAAAACTGAAACCAGTGTGGTTTGAGAACGGGAGCATCGGTTTTATTTGATTTTAGATGATTGGATTTATGGTTTGATGAAGCGATCGCGGGTAGATAACTAGGATGGTCTTCCATCATAACTTTGGATTGGGCTATGGTCTGCTGCTGTGTCGCCCATTTTGCGGTTGAGAAATGAATATCAGTGATCGCTAAACTGCGATCGCCACCTGACAATGTATTAATTTTAGCTAAGATTCGCACACGCTCAAAAGCAAGCGCCTGTGACCAAACCGAACTAGATACGGCAACCTGCAAGTTTTTTTGATAAACTCCCATCGGACAAGTTTGTTTAGCAACCAAATCACCGACAATATCTGACCATTTTTCGAGAATGAACAAATATTGTCGGCGCTGTTGCCAGCTATTGGGCGATTGAATGTCATGCAGAATGTTTGGTAAACCAGTTAAGGACATGAATCAACCAGTTCCACTTCCAGAAAGTCTTACAAACCTAGCTGAGCTAAAATATCATTGGCATGGGTGGCTGTGTTGACTGAAGCATCTACATGGATAATTTTTCCAGCGCCATCAATGACATAGGTGACGCGCTTGGCATAACCACCACCATCAACATCGTAAGCTCTGATTAGTTGCTGGTCGATATCAGCTAAAAGAGGGAAATTGAGATTGTATTTGTGAGTAAATGCTTGATGAGAAGCTTCATCATCAGCGCTGACTCCCAAAACTATCACCTCCTTAGATGTATAAGTGTCTGCGGCATCACGGAAGCTACAGGCTTCTTTTGTGCAACCAGGGGTATCGTCTTTAGGATAAAAGTACAATACTACGGTTTGACCAGCGAAATCAGATAAAGATACTTCATTACCATTGGTATCA contains:
- a CDS encoding DUF721 domain-containing protein, which gives rise to MSLTGLPNILHDIQSPNSWQQRRQYLFILEKWSDIVGDLVAKQTCPMGVYQKNLQVAVSSSVWSQALAFERVRILAKINTLSGGDRSLAITDIHFSTAKWATQQQTIAQSKVMMEDHPSYLPAIASSNHKSNHLKSNKTDAPVLKPHWFQFSHNK
- a CDS encoding peroxiredoxin produces the protein MTLAVGTDAPAFTVNDTNGNEVSLSDFAGQTVVLYFYPKDDTPGCTKEACSFRDAADTYTSKEVIVLGVSADDEASHQAFTHKYNLNFPLLADIDQQLIRAYDVDGGGYAKRVTYVIDGAGKIIHVDASVNTATHANDILAQLGL